One Pseudomonas rhizophila DNA window includes the following coding sequences:
- a CDS encoding XylR family transcriptional regulator, whose product MKTVPPVHRIALLFNGSKIYDRGIISGIGNYLSSTRASWDLFLEEDFLCRLKGIERWQGDGIIADFDDPLIGEALSGIGLPVVAVGGSYQDERAYPKGIPYVATDNEALMKLAYEHLIEAGLTRFACFSLPQAQANRWAQERENAFRRLLQRDGLHAEVYRGMGTSAPLWDSAVEQQIAWLQSLPKPIGIIAVSDARARQLLQACLTAGIAVPEQVALIGIDNDPLTRTLTRVPLSSVIQGTETMGRTAARLLHQMLHGMPSTGTQVLIPPDAINVQASSLHQPLGNPYVMQALLFIRQYACQGIKTAQVAAYVGVSRSSLEAHFRKARGCSVHDEILRFKLAAAAQGLENTDSAIADIAQNCGFKSAQYLHTVFRREFGCTPREYQQGGGTGH is encoded by the coding sequence ATGAAAACCGTCCCGCCCGTTCACCGCATTGCGTTGTTGTTCAACGGCAGCAAGATCTACGACCGAGGCATCATCAGCGGCATCGGCAACTACCTGAGCAGCACCCGCGCGTCCTGGGACCTGTTCCTTGAAGAAGATTTTCTCTGTCGGTTGAAAGGCATCGAACGCTGGCAGGGCGACGGGATCATTGCCGACTTCGATGACCCGCTGATCGGCGAAGCGCTGAGCGGGATCGGCTTGCCGGTGGTGGCGGTGGGCGGCTCTTACCAGGATGAGCGCGCTTATCCGAAGGGCATTCCCTATGTCGCCACCGACAATGAGGCCTTGATGAAGCTGGCGTACGAGCACCTGATCGAGGCCGGGTTGACGCGCTTTGCCTGCTTCAGCCTGCCGCAAGCACAAGCCAATCGCTGGGCCCAGGAACGGGAAAACGCCTTTCGCCGGCTGCTGCAACGCGATGGTCTGCACGCCGAGGTCTATCGCGGCATGGGCACCAGCGCGCCGCTCTGGGACAGCGCCGTCGAACAACAGATCGCCTGGCTGCAAAGCCTGCCCAAACCCATCGGTATCATCGCCGTCAGTGACGCCCGTGCCCGGCAACTGCTGCAGGCCTGCCTGACCGCCGGAATCGCCGTGCCGGAGCAGGTGGCACTGATCGGCATCGACAACGACCCCCTGACCCGCACCCTGACGCGGGTGCCGCTGAGTTCGGTGATCCAGGGCACCGAAACCATGGGCCGGACCGCCGCGCGCCTGCTCCATCAGATGCTGCACGGCATGCCGTCCACGGGCACGCAGGTGCTGATACCTCCGGATGCGATCAACGTCCAGGCCTCGAGTCTGCACCAACCGTTAGGCAACCCTTACGTCATGCAAGCGCTGCTGTTCATTCGCCAATATGCCTGCCAGGGCATCAAGACCGCTCAGGTGGCGGCCTATGTGGGCGTGTCGCGCTCCTCCCTGGAAGCGCACTTTCGCAAGGCGCGGGGCTGCAGCGTGCACGACGAGATCCTGCGCTTCAAACTGGCAGCGGCCGCCCAGGGCTTGGAAAACACCGACTCGGCGATTGCCGACATCGCCCAGAACTGCGGCTTCAAATCGGCGCAGTACCTGCACACGGTGTTTCGTCGAGAGTTTGGCTGTACGCCCCGCGAATATCAGCAGGGGGGCGGCACAGGCCACTGA
- a CDS encoding lipoprotein: MRLLFASSMAFASLLLAGCASAPNDPTLTLQTSKTPAQYADCVVPKLQDHAMSPTVSQSQRSYRIVVPSKVSADNVLEAYKAGNGGKVFIYERRLLASSFLPSSFERAAQDCI; this comes from the coding sequence ATGCGCCTTTTATTTGCGTCTTCCATGGCGTTTGCCTCCTTGTTGCTCGCCGGTTGTGCCAGCGCGCCGAACGACCCGACCCTGACCTTGCAGACCAGCAAGACGCCGGCCCAGTACGCCGACTGTGTCGTGCCGAAATTGCAAGACCACGCGATGAGCCCGACCGTCTCCCAGTCCCAACGCAGCTACCGGATCGTGGTGCCAAGCAAGGTGTCTGCGGACAACGTGCTGGAAGCCTACAAGGCCGGGAACGGTGGCAAGGTATTCATCTACGAGCGGCGTCTGTTGGCTTCCAGCTTCCTGCCTTCGAGTTTTGAACGTGCCGCACAGGACTGCATCTGA